Proteins found in one Thalassomonas actiniarum genomic segment:
- a CDS encoding helix-turn-helix transcriptional regulator produces MKNVHSYPYREFGAGLTFEDVENLIFTRAEQAGFAGIFITGISCITDDIKLISNFPGEFISAYCSNKYFLHDPVLHYCSQHHSPITWHDSYKTASKCKEVRLLQQLSLSCGIENCLAIPAFTNKGTGVVSLYFSGDQAEFLSLCDSKYAELIGLSQLFFGELSRNYPEKLFMQFNLTTREKECLHFIIKGLSNLEISRLMRVSRDRVKELVSLILKKLEAANRTEAVMIAAKSGAL; encoded by the coding sequence GTGAAAAATGTACATTCATATCCATACAGGGAGTTTGGCGCAGGACTTACTTTTGAGGATGTCGAAAATTTAATTTTTACCCGCGCCGAACAAGCGGGGTTTGCCGGTATTTTTATCACCGGCATTTCCTGTATTACGGATGATATTAAGTTGATCAGTAATTTTCCCGGGGAGTTTATCTCGGCTTATTGCAGCAATAAATATTTTCTCCATGATCCCGTGCTGCACTACTGCAGTCAACATCACAGCCCGATCACCTGGCATGACAGTTACAAGACTGCTTCAAAGTGCAAAGAGGTCCGGTTATTGCAGCAGTTGTCGCTATCATGCGGTATTGAAAATTGCCTGGCAATTCCTGCTTTCACCAATAAGGGAACCGGTGTGGTGAGTTTATATTTCAGCGGCGATCAAGCCGAGTTCTTATCGCTATGCGACAGTAAATATGCCGAACTTATCGGCTTATCCCAGCTTTTTTTTGGTGAGCTATCAAGAAATTATCCGGAAAAACTTTTCATGCAATTTAACCTAACGACCCGGGAAAAAGAGTGTTTGCATTTTATTATCAAGGGCTTAAGCAATCTTGAAATTTCCCGGCTGATGAGGGTTTCCAGGGACAGGGTCAAAGAACTGGTGAGTTTGATCCTGAAAAAACTTGAAGCAGCCAATCGTACCGAGGCGGTGATGATTGCCGCGAAAAGCGGCGCGCTTTAA
- a CDS encoding hybrid sensor histidine kinase/response regulator transcription factor — MPVFAAENILFEQANMVTSANVGSVFSIIEDKPGYLWLGSSEGLFKYDGYEFKRYLGDDSYRSLHQDPDGTLWALGSRSMKKYRPETDSFEVFSLPGDEHKLLSGFPHPQAMVQTADASLWFFAGGGQVLQYQKTDDRWRRYALFPQNSGRETLPSVPLITRKGRLLLAIGPELFTYDAVSDTFNLLLTLDQAGVSITVLEEETSGALLLGSNRGLYRYLIGTGEMLHYQALPVKTQPGKAISSNLVTRILTDKRQNIWVGTKDGLNLFDPHSGTFHRIRHPRETKVGEFVQTLAQDRSGNLWLSGLSGLYYYAPGKMRFVIEAANPDDPHSLSHPSPWSILFDSRQRLWLGTYGGGLNVKAGNDKTYRRYRHNSSNRNSLSDMSVMWMLEDSRQNIWLGTRRGLNLYREQSDDFKHFYFAPENSDAPVNKIFSLLEQEENILWLATQGGVVRTEFTADDHALPEMATHQVFLPGEVVYHIWMSSEQEIWAGTQSGLYRLNNQGQVIKHYQGEAKVAGNLSGNMVNQVYQDKKGTIWVGTENGLNKYLPQQDTFEFIPLFGRGTLAGVQNLLEDANGLLWLVTSSRGLIVMDTDKEQVLAHYTRSEGFTFAVTLHALAPDGRIYLGTLNQGLVSFYPRASREAQQIQLTRIRLDDNEILPAPGGRFYVKGDSAGDNRQEQMSAQAFAHNSKNLAFQFSNFEYARGRSVEYQYKLEGFDEQWREAPVISRLATYTNLSPGHYSFIARARLPMGRWSETRFDFFIEYPVWRSWWAYSGYLVALGVFVYLGGRVQTRVLKKRNRALEQKIALRTGQITEKNKEITALLASKNRFYSNISHEFRTPLMVMLIPIEKILASNPANKGQWQAAYHQGQRLVKMVEHLIEFANQDKKAAAVNTQYPLDSAIRQLCEAYAGMADDKAIAFHLDIQVITPQILLTRDCLEQVLGNLITNAIKYTPAKGKVRVTVTEEDAILKLAVADTGYGIAPQYQQQVFERFSRIDNPEHGQAEGIGIGLAIVKEQVELNQGSITLSSEPGKGSCFTVTLPVIAGNEGGGELSSRSTGRLDSALAAEGVAAAGDIAADVARAQDKEKEKLLIVEDNPDLRRLLSQELGSAFHCLSAKDGAEGIALAERELPDLIISDVMMPNKNGFELCQSVKQSPLTCHIPVILLTAKGDKASKMTGWQCEADDYIGKPFDIRELNCRIDNLINSRKKLAQVHKLRFLSGQTPQGHAGGEAPLLSGSDANLPLPERFIEDIKAVVEQGYTQAEFSINDMAGGLYMSSRQLQRKTKAILQISPSEYLKQFRLQQAKVYLQQNMQAASVAHRVGFSSPAYFGSCFKAQYGQTPVQYQQSCVDGQQLACR; from the coding sequence ATGCCTGTATTTGCTGCTGAAAATATCTTGTTTGAGCAGGCTAATATGGTGACCTCTGCCAATGTTGGCAGTGTCTTCAGTATTATTGAGGACAAACCGGGCTATTTGTGGCTGGGATCGTCCGAAGGGCTGTTTAAGTACGACGGTTATGAATTTAAACGATATTTAGGGGATGACTCTTATCGGAGCCTGCATCAAGATCCTGACGGCACCTTATGGGCGTTGGGGAGCAGGTCAATGAAGAAATACCGCCCTGAAACCGACAGTTTTGAGGTTTTTTCTCTGCCGGGTGATGAGCACAAGTTGCTGAGCGGCTTTCCTCATCCCCAGGCTATGGTGCAAACCGCAGATGCCAGCTTATGGTTTTTTGCCGGTGGCGGGCAGGTGCTGCAATACCAAAAAACCGATGACCGCTGGCGCAGGTATGCCTTGTTTCCCCAAAATTCCGGCAGGGAAACTTTGCCGTCGGTGCCTCTGATAACCCGCAAGGGGCGGCTATTGCTGGCTATCGGTCCTGAACTGTTTACCTATGATGCTGTGAGCGATACCTTTAACCTGCTATTGACCTTAGATCAGGCGGGCGTATCGATAACTGTGCTTGAAGAGGAAACTTCCGGCGCTTTACTGCTCGGCAGCAACCGCGGCCTGTACCGCTACCTTATCGGCACAGGGGAGATGCTGCACTACCAGGCTTTGCCTGTAAAAACGCAGCCCGGTAAGGCCATCAGCAGTAACCTGGTGACCCGGATATTAACGGATAAGCGGCAAAATATCTGGGTGGGAACGAAAGACGGCTTAAACTTGTTTGACCCGCACAGCGGTACTTTTCATCGCATTCGCCACCCGCGGGAGACAAAAGTCGGCGAGTTTGTACAAACACTGGCGCAAGATCGCTCAGGTAACCTCTGGCTCTCGGGATTATCCGGGCTTTATTATTACGCTCCGGGGAAAATGCGCTTTGTGATTGAAGCGGCCAATCCTGATGATCCCCATAGCCTGAGCCATCCGTCCCCCTGGTCTATTTTGTTCGACAGTCGGCAACGTTTATGGTTGGGGACTTATGGCGGTGGCCTTAATGTTAAGGCGGGGAATGATAAAACTTATCGGCGCTACCGCCATAATAGCAGTAACCGCAACAGTCTCAGCGATATGTCGGTGATGTGGATGCTAGAAGACAGCCGGCAAAATATCTGGCTTGGCACCCGCAGGGGCTTAAACCTTTACCGGGAACAAAGCGATGACTTTAAACATTTTTATTTTGCTCCTGAAAACAGTGATGCTCCGGTCAATAAAATTTTTTCTCTGCTTGAGCAGGAAGAGAATATTCTCTGGCTGGCGACTCAGGGCGGCGTGGTGCGGACGGAGTTTACTGCGGATGATCATGCTTTGCCCGAGATGGCAACACACCAGGTCTTTTTGCCCGGGGAGGTTGTTTATCATATCTGGATGTCTTCGGAGCAAGAAATCTGGGCCGGGACGCAATCCGGCCTTTACCGGTTAAATAACCAAGGGCAAGTCATCAAGCATTACCAAGGTGAGGCTAAGGTTGCGGGTAACCTTTCGGGTAATATGGTGAATCAGGTATACCAGGACAAAAAAGGCACTATCTGGGTCGGTACCGAAAACGGTTTGAATAAATATTTACCGCAGCAGGATACCTTTGAATTTATCCCGCTTTTCGGTCGGGGAACCCTGGCCGGGGTACAAAACCTGTTGGAAGATGCCAACGGCCTGTTATGGCTGGTGACCAGCAGCCGCGGCTTGATTGTGATGGATACCGACAAGGAGCAGGTACTCGCACATTATACCCGCAGTGAAGGTTTTACCTTTGCCGTGACTTTGCATGCCCTGGCCCCCGACGGGCGTATTTATCTGGGGACCTTAAATCAGGGCTTGGTGAGTTTTTATCCCAGAGCAAGCCGGGAAGCGCAACAGATCCAACTGACTCGAATTCGCCTCGACGACAATGAGATACTACCGGCACCGGGCGGCAGGTTTTATGTTAAAGGGGATAGTGCCGGTGATAACCGGCAGGAGCAGATGTCTGCCCAGGCATTTGCCCATAACAGCAAAAACCTGGCATTTCAATTTTCCAATTTTGAGTATGCCAGGGGACGTTCGGTCGAGTATCAATATAAGCTCGAGGGCTTCGATGAACAGTGGCGCGAGGCCCCGGTCATCAGCCGCCTGGCGACTTATACCAATTTATCGCCCGGGCACTATAGTTTTATCGCCAGGGCCCGCCTTCCTATGGGGCGCTGGAGTGAAACCCGCTTTGATTTTTTCATTGAATATCCGGTTTGGCGCAGCTGGTGGGCTTATTCAGGCTATTTAGTTGCTCTGGGAGTTTTTGTCTACTTAGGGGGCAGGGTGCAAACCCGGGTGCTGAAAAAGCGCAATCGGGCCCTGGAGCAAAAAATTGCCTTGCGAACCGGGCAAATCACCGAAAAGAATAAGGAGATCACCGCACTGCTGGCCAGTAAAAACCGTTTTTACAGCAATATCTCCCATGAGTTTCGTACCCCGCTGATGGTGATGTTGATCCCGATAGAAAAAATACTGGCAAGTAATCCGGCGAACAAGGGACAGTGGCAGGCTGCCTATCACCAGGGGCAGCGGCTGGTGAAAATGGTGGAGCATCTTATTGAGTTTGCCAATCAGGATAAAAAGGCGGCGGCTGTCAATACACAGTACCCGCTTGATAGTGCCATCCGCCAGTTGTGTGAGGCTTATGCTGGTATGGCGGATGACAAAGCCATAGCATTTCATCTGGATATTCAGGTCATCACCCCGCAGATATTGCTGACACGGGATTGCCTGGAGCAGGTTTTGGGTAATTTAATCACCAATGCCATAAAATATACCCCGGCTAAAGGCAAGGTAAGGGTGACGGTAACCGAGGAAGATGCAATTCTGAAACTGGCCGTGGCCGATACCGGCTACGGGATAGCGCCGCAATATCAGCAGCAGGTATTTGAACGCTTTAGCCGCATCGACAACCCCGAGCATGGGCAGGCCGAGGGGATAGGGATAGGTCTTGCCATAGTTAAGGAGCAGGTAGAACTCAACCAAGGCAGCATTACCCTGAGCAGTGAACCGGGCAAAGGCAGCTGTTTTACCGTGACTTTACCTGTGATTGCCGGCAATGAAGGGGGAGGGGAGCTTTCTTCCCGGAGCACGGGGAGATTGGACTCTGCTTTGGCGGCCGAGGGCGTGGCGGCAGCAGGAGACATAGCGGCTGACGTTGCCCGGGCACAGGACAAGGAGAAGGAAAAACTGCTTATTGTTGAGGATAATCCGGATCTGAGACGACTGCTGAGCCAGGAACTGGGCAGTGCTTTTCACTGTTTAAGCGCCAAAGACGGTGCCGAAGGCATTGCGCTGGCGGAGCGGGAATTGCCTGATTTGATCATCAGTGATGTGATGATGCCCAATAAAAACGGCTTTGAGCTGTGCCAGTCGGTGAAGCAGTCCCCGCTGACCTGCCATATCCCGGTTATTTTATTGACCGCCAAAGGGGATAAAGCCAGTAAAATGACAGGCTGGCAATGTGAAGCTGATGATTATATCGGAAAGCCCTTTGATATCCGGGAGCTTAACTGTCGTATCGATAATCTTATCAACAGCAGGAAAAAGCTGGCGCAAGTGCACAAATTAAGGTTTTTGTCCGGGCAAACACCGCAGGGGCATGCCGGGGGGGAGGCGCCGTTACTTTCAGGCTCTGATGCAAACTTGCCGTTGCCGGAGCGCTTTATCGAAGACATCAAAGCCGTGGTTGAGCAGGGATATACACAGGCCGAGTTTTCCATTAACGACATGGCCGGGGGGCTTTATATGAGTAGCCGCCAGTTACAGCGTAAAACCAAGGCCATTTTACAAATCTCTCCTTCTGAGTATTTAAAACAGTTTCGCCTGCAGCAAGCGAAAGTGTATTTGCAGCAAAACATGCAGGCGGCAAGTGTTGCCCACCGGGTTGGCTTTTCATCTCCTGCTTATTTCGGCTCCTGTTTTAAAGCGCAGTATGGCCAGACTCCGGTGCAGTACCAGCAAAGCTGTGTCGACGGTCAGCAGCTTGCCTGCCGATAA
- a CDS encoding phospholipase D-like domain-containing protein codes for MAKTCVPTTRPWQSETVFTGGDEYFQQLELDIFRARHTIDLAFYIFSFDALGNKILSALQAASGRGVRVRIIVDGIGSPQWHAGTLRQLAQSGIEARIYHPYPWRFSLRALRRINVLLERFFHLWRKINTRDHRKSCVIDDEIAWVGSFNLVQYHMQCYMNNLAWRDTGVRVCGPQVKMITAIFDYIWCRRRYPVTEPLSSLPHLGYGSVVRSNVSIRLRRLFARELYHNIIFATQRVWATNAYFVPVSRLQLSLIRAAKKGIDVRLILPAMSDVIFAPWIARFYYRILLLSGVRIFEYQPSILHAKTLLFDDFAYVGSSNLNHRSLLHDLELDIVCRQQESIKTLEQQFLIDQCLSVEITQDKLNRGRWWEKILARALLILKSWM; via the coding sequence GTGGCCAAAACCTGTGTTCCGACAACAAGACCATGGCAGTCGGAAACGGTTTTTACCGGGGGAGACGAGTATTTCCAACAACTGGAATTAGATATTTTCCGGGCCAGGCATACCATAGATCTGGCGTTTTATATTTTTAGTTTTGATGCTCTGGGCAATAAGATATTGTCGGCTTTGCAGGCGGCGAGCGGGCGCGGTGTCAGGGTACGTATTATCGTCGACGGCATCGGCTCGCCGCAATGGCATGCCGGTACCCTAAGGCAGCTGGCACAATCGGGTATCGAAGCGAGAATTTATCATCCCTATCCCTGGCGTTTTTCTTTAAGGGCCCTTCGCCGGATAAATGTCCTCTTGGAGCGCTTTTTTCATTTATGGCGCAAAATCAATACCCGGGATCACAGGAAATCCTGTGTGATTGATGATGAAATAGCCTGGGTCGGCAGTTTTAACCTGGTGCAATATCATATGCAGTGTTATATGAATAACCTGGCCTGGCGCGATACCGGGGTAAGGGTTTGCGGCCCCCAGGTGAAAATGATCACGGCGATTTTCGATTATATCTGGTGCCGCCGTCGCTATCCGGTTACCGAGCCTTTAAGCAGCTTGCCGCACTTAGGGTACGGCTCTGTGGTGCGCAGCAATGTTTCTATTCGCCTTCGCCGGTTATTTGCCCGTGAGCTTTATCATAATATTATCTTTGCCACGCAGCGGGTTTGGGCCACCAATGCCTATTTTGTCCCGGTGTCGAGGCTGCAATTGAGTTTGATCCGGGCGGCAAAAAAAGGCATAGATGTGCGTTTGATTTTGCCGGCGATGTCGGATGTGATTTTTGCCCCCTGGATCGCCCGTTTTTATTACCGCATTTTACTGCTCAGCGGGGTCAGGATCTTTGAATATCAGCCGAGCATCTTACATGCTAAAACCTTGCTTTTTGATGACTTTGCCTATGTCGGCTCCAGTAATCTCAATCACCGCAGTTTGCTCCATGATCTGGAGCTGGATATTGTTTGCCGCCAGCAGGAGTCTATTAAAACATTAGAGCAGCAGTTTCTGATCGATCAATGTCTGTCGGTAGAGATCACCCAGGATAAGCTAAATCGGGGACGCTGGTGGGAAAAAATACTGGCCAGGGCGTTACTTATCCTTAAATCCTGGATGTGA
- a CDS encoding LamG-like jellyroll fold domain-containing protein has protein sequence MSEHAVCAHDNTSPANHQGAWLGELYICLKTEKVFHNQQDLMLSALSFTLLKTLLLHAPAPLSSRELLALVWQDVVTTEENVKQRISLLRKALGQDKTRPYIQNMRGRGYFIAPPITWVESETQDDNRHKGEKTRLVKLPLQLSTIGAAFLLLTTLILIAFFNKPDTDVLLDVRIDNTVRLAPKQDDLAFCLDGLDDYIEFADQDSLDVHEEDFAISTWIRTSALEQRVIVDKRFEDKKQDVKGYVFYVDEGELGFQLATGQGSWYCHEQDSSCTLYETKTFIADGRWHHVAVSIDRDHPQGMVFYLDGEVIFTTDPTGRAGSLANDKPLRIGSRSSYQTGLFLGAIGAVNLYHTKLSTQEVAGLYQQGNNRRCYSIATKGGL, from the coding sequence ATGTCAGAACACGCAGTTTGTGCTCATGACAACACCTCCCCTGCAAATCATCAAGGCGCCTGGCTCGGGGAGCTGTATATTTGCCTGAAAACAGAGAAAGTGTTTCATAACCAGCAAGATCTGATGCTTTCAGCGCTTTCCTTTACCTTATTAAAAACCTTGCTCTTACATGCCCCTGCCCCCTTATCCTCTCGTGAACTTTTAGCCCTGGTATGGCAGGACGTCGTCACCACAGAAGAAAATGTCAAACAAAGGATCAGTTTGTTACGCAAGGCCTTAGGACAAGATAAAACCCGTCCTTATATCCAGAATATGCGCGGCCGGGGTTACTTTATTGCCCCCCCGATCACTTGGGTTGAAAGCGAGACCCAGGACGATAACCGCCATAAGGGCGAAAAAACCCGCCTGGTAAAGCTTCCACTGCAGCTCAGTACCATTGGCGCCGCCTTTTTACTGCTGACAACTCTTATCCTGATAGCCTTCTTCAATAAGCCCGATACCGATGTCTTGCTGGATGTGCGCATAGACAACACAGTGCGCCTGGCGCCAAAACAAGACGACCTGGCCTTTTGCCTCGATGGTCTGGACGACTATATAGAGTTTGCCGACCAGGACAGTCTGGATGTACACGAGGAAGACTTTGCCATCAGCACCTGGATACGCACCAGCGCACTTGAGCAGCGGGTGATCGTCGATAAAAGATTTGAGGATAAAAAACAGGACGTCAAAGGCTATGTTTTTTATGTCGACGAGGGAGAGCTTGGCTTTCAACTGGCAACCGGCCAGGGCAGCTGGTACTGCCACGAACAGGACTCCTCCTGCACCTTATACGAAACCAAAACATTTATTGCCGATGGCAGATGGCACCATGTTGCGGTATCAATCGATCGCGACCATCCGCAAGGCATGGTTTTTTACCTTGACGGTGAAGTGATTTTTACCACAGATCCCACCGGACGTGCCGGCTCCTTAGCCAATGACAAACCGCTAAGGATAGGCAGCCGTTCATCTTACCAAACCGGGCTCTTTTTGGGGGCTATTGGCGCCGTTAACCTTTATCATACCAAATTAAGTACCCAGGAAGTTGCCGGGCTATACCAGCAGGGTAATAACCGCCGCTGTTACAGCATCGCCACTAAAGGAGGTTTGTAA
- a CDS encoding response regulator codes for MKHLLVIEDNKSIASVIEHLGTSAGYEVTVAYSFAEVKNILAKKQDFFIATVDYSLPDAYEGEVIPYVLDHTIPSVIMTGRMDNKIRHKLLKLPIIDYITKENSQAYRYLLKVLHGQLTNHKTKVLVVDDSLSSRQHICRLLKRRNFTVYDEPDGTKALQVLEKNPSIKVLITDQEMPGMSGVELVQTIRKTHPDRDLIIIGCSGVNDHFQSARFIKSGANDFLKKPFCMEEFYCRIVKSIEELQYIEKIKATADSDYLTPLANRRAFIEKMDNDFPDIIQNELAYIFAVLHINNFKEINDNYGQGGGDLVLVELANLLSKHFTSQPLARLGGGKFACLASGLEVEEIAACLTEFQDIVSQHNLSFKEKKITFTISLGGTVVAQQTSAKQWVEQADQALQQAHNKAGAQMVINGLAELSKKKEQLSLA; via the coding sequence ATGAAACATTTATTAGTCATTGAAGACAACAAATCGATTGCATCTGTTATAGAGCACCTGGGCACTTCGGCTGGCTATGAGGTCACGGTTGCATACTCTTTTGCCGAAGTAAAAAACATCTTAGCCAAAAAGCAGGACTTTTTTATCGCAACCGTTGATTATAGCCTACCGGATGCCTATGAAGGCGAAGTGATCCCCTATGTGCTTGACCACACCATTCCCAGTGTGATCATGACCGGAAGAATGGACAATAAAATACGCCATAAACTGTTGAAATTACCCATCATAGATTATATCACCAAAGAAAACTCCCAGGCTTACCGTTACTTATTAAAAGTCTTACACGGCCAGTTAACCAACCATAAAACCAAGGTATTAGTGGTGGATGATTCACTTTCATCCAGACAGCATATTTGCCGCTTGCTCAAAAGAAGAAACTTTACCGTTTATGACGAGCCTGACGGCACTAAGGCTCTGCAAGTCCTGGAAAAAAATCCATCTATCAAAGTGCTTATTACCGATCAGGAAATGCCGGGCATGAGCGGGGTCGAGCTGGTACAAACCATACGTAAAACACACCCGGACAGAGACTTGATTATCATTGGCTGTTCCGGCGTCAATGATCATTTCCAATCTGCCCGCTTCATTAAAAGCGGCGCCAATGACTTTTTGAAAAAACCTTTTTGCATGGAAGAGTTTTACTGCCGCATTGTAAAAAGCATTGAAGAGCTGCAATATATTGAAAAAATCAAAGCAACAGCCGATTCGGACTACCTGACGCCATTAGCTAACCGGCGTGCTTTTATTGAGAAGATGGATAATGACTTCCCGGATATTATTCAAAATGAGTTGGCTTACATCTTTGCCGTTTTACATATTAATAATTTTAAAGAGATTAATGATAATTACGGCCAGGGTGGCGGAGATCTGGTACTGGTAGAGCTGGCAAATCTGCTAAGCAAACACTTTACTAGCCAACCGCTGGCGCGACTCGGCGGTGGAAAATTTGCCTGTTTGGCATCCGGTTTGGAGGTTGAAGAGATAGCAGCGTGCCTGACAGAATTTCAGGACATTGTCAGTCAACACAACCTCAGCTTTAAAGAGAAAAAAATCACCTTTACCATAAGTTTGGGCGGGACAGTCGTAGCGCAGCAGACCTCGGCAAAACAATGGGTGGAACAAGCGGACCAGGCCCTGCAACAGGCGCATAACAAAGCTGGCGCTCAAATGGTCATAAATGGCCTGGCTGAGCTTTCGAAAAAGAAAGAACAGCTCTCTTTAGCGTAA
- a CDS encoding DUF3014 domain-containing protein: MDNLDQTQTQSPKVSPLLVAGGLIIATIGGVVGWQYFREKPPAVPEQVQVQPAPAPVIEPEVIEPEVEILPEPELAETEQIQAPEHEVELVEVEALPTLDESDLWLQEKLPTMTWRKELLKLVIDDDMIRRFVVFTDNFAQGVLAYEHSPFVRPVTSFSAKETKTFDNKHQQVWEWDENSVRRFSLYVDLLRSMESERLVDWYMELKPLINEAYSELGYPDEDFTHTLQDAITRVLDMEIPKETMEVIRPSVMFRYKDPEIEAMDDADKLLLRLGKENLLVIKSVLLELNEKLARAESNS; this comes from the coding sequence ATGGATAATTTAGATCAAACGCAAACACAATCTCCCAAAGTTTCTCCCTTGCTGGTCGCCGGCGGCCTGATTATCGCCACCATAGGCGGGGTAGTGGGCTGGCAATATTTTCGTGAAAAACCCCCGGCAGTTCCCGAGCAGGTACAAGTGCAGCCAGCGCCTGCCCCTGTGATTGAGCCTGAAGTGATCGAACCTGAGGTTGAGATACTACCTGAGCCGGAATTAGCGGAAACCGAGCAAATTCAAGCGCCGGAGCATGAGGTTGAGTTAGTGGAGGTTGAGGCTTTACCGACCCTGGATGAAAGCGATCTCTGGTTGCAGGAAAAATTACCGACCATGACCTGGCGTAAGGAATTACTTAAGCTGGTGATTGATGACGATATGATCCGTCGCTTCGTGGTTTTTACCGATAATTTCGCCCAAGGGGTATTAGCTTACGAGCACAGTCCTTTTGTCCGTCCGGTCACGTCATTTTCCGCAAAAGAAACCAAGACCTTTGATAATAAGCATCAGCAGGTATGGGAGTGGGACGAAAACTCGGTACGCCGCTTTAGCCTGTATGTCGATTTACTGCGCTCGATGGAAAGTGAACGCCTGGTTGACTGGTATATGGAGCTTAAACCGCTAATTAATGAAGCCTATAGCGAGTTGGGCTACCCGGATGAAGACTTTACCCATACCCTGCAAGACGCCATTACCCGGGTGCTGGATATGGAAATCCCTAAAGAGACCATGGAAGTGATTCGCCCGAGTGTGATGTTCCGTTATAAAGACCCGGAAATAGAAGCCATGGACGATGCTGATAAACTGCTGCTCAGGCTGGGTAAAGAGAATCTTCTGGTGATCAAGTCGGTGTTGCTTGAGTTAAATGAAAAGCTGGCGCGGGCGGAAAGTAACAGCTAG
- a CDS encoding WD40 repeat domain-containing protein: MLIKVLWVFAVFSLFGCSQQEVHTGQSSLALHHSDKIITASALSQDGAFNLVADGSQLCLWKNLEAKSPLNCLQGAQAQFVELLDISKNNQFYLVSNRVSVSLFSLVKHQLLAQWQFGENIINDLDISAQGDIILLGFRSGKAAVIDVKKNSVSIFDKHRLDINSVSLSDNGAIAFTGSSDKKALLWQSKSGKTLHAFDHGSRVNHVTLSGDASIAFTLDAIKDRTFWDLSSGEVLAQLDTYLKFIEFNDALFSPDNATLLSGSPRQVLQLWRVFDGALLGQWQSAVTRGRSSVLSVAYAGKGLIATTNSDGLFEQWPLPELVTKSLTEN; the protein is encoded by the coding sequence TTGTTGATAAAAGTACTTTGGGTTTTCGCGGTATTCAGTCTGTTTGGCTGCTCGCAGCAAGAGGTTCATACGGGCCAGTCAAGTCTGGCACTTCATCATAGTGATAAAATCATTACCGCTTCGGCCCTGTCCCAGGACGGGGCTTTTAACCTGGTTGCCGACGGCAGTCAGCTTTGTTTATGGAAAAACCTTGAGGCAAAGTCACCGTTAAACTGCTTGCAGGGAGCACAGGCACAGTTTGTCGAGCTGCTTGATATCAGTAAAAATAATCAATTTTACCTGGTGTCCAACCGGGTGTCTGTGTCTTTATTTTCGCTGGTAAAGCATCAGCTTTTAGCACAGTGGCAATTTGGCGAAAATATTATTAATGATCTGGATATTTCCGCCCAAGGCGATATTATTTTATTGGGCTTTCGCAGCGGTAAAGCCGCAGTTATCGACGTCAAGAAAAATAGCGTCAGCATTTTTGACAAACACAGATTAGATATCAACTCGGTGAGCTTATCTGATAATGGCGCAATCGCCTTTACCGGCTCAAGCGACAAAAAAGCCCTGTTATGGCAGAGTAAAAGCGGCAAAACCCTGCATGCATTTGACCATGGCTCACGGGTGAACCATGTGACCCTCAGTGGTGATGCCAGCATAGCGTTCACCTTAGATGCCATTAAAGACCGCACCTTTTGGGACTTATCATCGGGTGAGGTATTAGCACAGCTTGATACCTACCTTAAATTTATCGAGTTTAATGATGCCTTGTTTTCCCCGGACAATGCCACTTTGCTATCCGGCTCTCCCCGGCAGGTATTGCAGCTTTGGCGGGTCTTTGACGGGGCATTGCTCGGTCAGTGGCAGTCGGCGGTCACCCGTGGCCGCTCATCTGTACTTAGCGTGGCTTATGCCGGAAAAGGGCTGATTGCTACTACCAACAGCGATGGCTTGTTTGAGCAATGGCCTCTGCCGGAGCTTGTCACTAAATCCTTGACGGAAAATTAA
- a CDS encoding LysR substrate-binding domain-containing protein, with protein sequence MTWGRQIPLIPVAYFAAQGHGIARLPRFMMQGYLDSGELVPILQGYNTQPLEISMVYPQNSLNNPALTAFIEFLR encoded by the coding sequence TTGACATGGGGGCGCCAAATACCGTTAATCCCTGTTGCTTATTTCGCGGCGCAAGGTCATGGCATTGCCCGCTTGCCGCGCTTTATGATGCAAGGTTATCTGGACAGTGGCGAATTGGTCCCAATTTTACAGGGCTATAATACCCAGCCGTTAGAAATTTCCATGGTGTACCCGCAAAACAGCCTCAACAATCCGGCATTGACAGCCTTTATCGAGTTTCTTCGTTAA